In Deltaproteobacteria bacterium, the genomic window AGCCGTAAATGTCTTAAACAGTTGTAAAGAACCAGAAGCGATCACAAAAGCGATCACACCTGAGTTATAAAGATGTGTAACATATTAAAAAATAAGGTAAAAATGATGTCTGATGACGGGTTTTAAACCCGCTCCTGCCGTTCTATTGCATTCTTCGGGTTGAAACAAGGTTTTTAAAATATGTTGACCTTTTTTTATATTTCTAACAGTCTATTAGTCTCATAGGAGAAAAGCTATGGAAAAACAATATAAGGATATAATAGAGTTTGCAGTTGACCGGGAGCTCAATGCGTATGATTTTTACACGGGCGCTCAGAAACGGGCCAGGACAAGCGGTGCAAAATCCATGCTTCAAGAGCTTGCAGCACAGGAACTGAAGCATAAGCAAAGGCTGGAAGCCTTGCATTTGGAAGAAAATGTTATGCTTGATCTGTCAAAGCTTGATATCGCGGATTATACAGACAGCGAATCCATAGAAACCGATATGCAGTACCATCTTGAATATCAGCAGATCCTATTGATTGCCCTGAGGCGGGAAAAGTCATCCGTAAGACTTTATACGGACATAAAGTCTTTGATGAAAGAGAAAGAGAAACAGCAGCTGTTTGAATGGCTCGTGAAAGAAGAACAATCGCATTATGATAGGTTGCAAAAAGAGTATGATACCTATGTATTAACAGAAAACTAAATGGAGGTAAATCAATGGAAAATAGAGACAAAGAGTTGTTGAAGGTATTAAGAGGAGCCGGTGAGGCGGAAAGAGAAGCACTCTTAACGTATCTCAAGTTTGCAAGGCAGACAAAGGATATGGGCGGTAAAAACATGTTCATAAGGCTTGCGATAGACGAGTTTGGCCATATGACTCTTCTGGACAGCCAGATAAATAATGTCATTTCCCAGAAAGGCTGGCAGCCGATCGAGATAGACAGATCCGCAGTAGAACCATTGCTGCCTAAAATAAGCCAGAAGGATATACAGACAATGGGCATGGCAAATGCAAATGAGCTGTCGGCGCTTGAAGCAGCAAGAGCACTTGAACAGGGAGCTATTGATTATTATTCAATCAATGCAAAAAATGTAGCACTGCCCGAAATCCAAATGACCTTTAAGAGGCTTGCAGAGATGGAGGGAGCGCACTACACAATGATTCAAGCTGAGATTGACAACATAAAGAAAACGGGCTTCTGGTTTGATACGATTGAGTACTCGGTGGAAATGTAGGTTTAGTCTTTCCCGTGAGAACAGTTGTTTAAAAAACTGCTTGCTATATAAATATTTTTTTCTAATAGTATATCTCCTCCATAGATCATTTTATAAACAAGCAAGTTCGTTAGAATGTTCTTTACATAATTTCTTGTTTCCTGGTATGGTATGTCCTCAATAAACTCATCCGTGTTGCATGCCTTTATATTCTCAAGCCATTTATCCACATTCGATGTTCCGGCATTATAAGCTGCAAGAGCGAGTACATAGTTACCGTCATACTTCTTAAGCAGCTTATCAAGGTGCCATACACCAAGCCCTATATTTACCTGAGGGTCGTACAGCTTCCCAGTGGAAAACGGCACAAGCGATATCTCTTTTGCGGATATTTTACCTGTTTGCGGCATCAATTGCATAATACCTATTGCACCCGACCTTGACACGGCATCAACCCTAAACCTGCTTTCCTGGAGTATGAGTGAATATACGACATCCGCGTCTAAACCGTATTGATCTGCATAATTGTTTATGAGGTGTTTGTAGCCCTCCGGATAACCGTAAGCCCATACTGTCATGGTATCCGGCGTAAAGGATGTAAGCATATTACCGAGCGCTGTACGGGCGATATAGAGGCTATGAAAAAAGTCTGAATTCTTGTAATACGTATAGGATAATATCCCATACTCATCAGCAGAAAGCCTTTGCCCCGAAAGAAAACCGAGTTCTGCATTAGCCTCTTTATCCATGCCGATCGATCTTAAGAACAGATACCTTGAATAATGAAAAACGAATGATTCCGAGTAGTATTTATATGCAGGCGGTGCCAAATCTTTTCTCTCGTACGATAAGCGGGTGTTACCCAGCCACATGTTGGCCATAAGCGAATAGTAATCCGGGGGTGTATGCCGGGATATTTTATAAAAGAGAGCATCGGCTTTGGCTGTTTGCCCAAGCTTAAGCATGGCTCTTGCCTCCCAGTAATATGCCATAACATCATAGTACGTATCGCAAAATTCCAAATCCTGTAATTTTTTCAGATATCGTATAGCCTGCTCATATTTGCCGCCGGAATAATTTATCCAGCCGAGATGCCAGTATGCATAAATCGAGAATGGCGTTTTAGTTGATGCAAGCTTTAAGAGCCAATGGTACGCACGTTTTTGATCATTGTTTAAGGTGTAAATATAGAACAGCTTGTACATAGACATAGGAGTGTACCCGCTTTTACCCCTGGCAACGGTTGAAAACGCATTAATCGCATCATCCGTTTTGTTTAGCTTTAAAAATACCTTACCCGACCAGAATGTTAATTCGTAATAATTCCGTCTGTCCGTATTATAAGAAATCGCCGTTTTCAGTGCAAAGGCTGCATCATTGTATTTACCGAGCTTATAATATGCAATACCGGTATATTTATACAATGAGGATAGATTGCTTGAATTATCCGACAATGCATCTTGTACGGCCGTGTTAAGTTCTTTCAAAGCCTTTTTATAGTCCCTGTCTATTATAAGCAGACGTGCGATTCCATAGTGATCTATATTTAATGTTCCTGTATCCGTGATAGCGGTCAAAGCACTGAATGCAAGGCTGCCGGCATCGGTTGCAGGGTATCTATCGTACACGGTTAAATAATCGCTGATCCCCTCTCCGGTATTTCCTTCGCTCACGTACAATCCTGCCATTGAAAAAAGCATGTACGGTACATGCCTATAAAAGGCGGTCTGAGTTAAATATGTGTCGTAGAGTTTTATCGCTTTGCTATAAAGTTTAAGAGCCGAAAGGCATTGGACTTGCAAGTCTATTGATGGAACATAAAATATGCTCAATGTGAAATCTGCGGCGATATTCCTCAAATAAGGTAAAGCATCTTGATAATCGTTTAGAGCGATATAGCTCTTGGCAATATACCAATTGATATAATCCTTGAGATCTCCGGGTTGATTTATTAGCCGCTTGAAATGAATAACCGCATCGTTGTAATCTCTTTTTTTATAACTCACAAAGGCATTGATAAAGTTGAATGTTGAAAGTTTTTTTTCCGGCAGGGAAGATGTATTGAAATCCTTTATTTCCCTCCGGGCACGTCCGTAATCGTGTATTGAAACCGCTCCGTATATGTCTTTTAAAGAAACCTCTTTTGCTTTAATAAAAGGTTTTATGGGAGCGCATGAAGAAAATATAAGAATAGCCGAAGCCGTGAGAAATATACTTAAGCATTTTTGAGACATAAAGGATCAGCGCGGTATCTTTATACGGATAACTTCTGCATGCCTTAGTTGATGAGGTATTAGCTTATTATCAAGGATTATTTCAATACCTTCTGCATTACCGATGGTCAATATAGCCGTATCGGAAAACTTAAAAGAAGCATTATCGCCTGTATTGAGAATCACATCTTTTGCATTTTTTTCATCATTCAAAGGCACCAGTCTAACCCATGTTGGTTCTGTTGCTTTTAATAGAAGGGTATGCATTATAACTGTCTGTGTAACAGGTGCGGCAGCTGTCTGAGGTAGAACGGTTGATTGTGTTATGGCTGCTTTCTCAGCCGCGTTTGTGTTGGTTATCGGAGCAGCTATTAATTCCGTCTGTTTAGATAACTTTTCGCCTTTATTAACTTTTTCAACCGATCTTGAGCCATTATAATAAATAACTCCAATAAACACTACCGCAGCCATACCTATCACCAGCACCAGCAAATTTTTAATACTTTTTGAGGGATGATGTATTGTATCGGTTTCGGGCTTTACTGGATGCGGCATACCTGTATCATAAAATATCTGGAACTTGTTTACCGTGTCATCCGGGTCTATGCCGAGATAATTACAATACGACCTTATAAAACCTTTAATAAACACTATGCTCGGCAGATCTTCATATGAATCGGATTCTATCGACTGCAAATAAGATTTTTTTATTCTCGTTGTCTTTGCAATCTCATCAAGTTCAATATGCCTGAGCTCTCTTTCTCTCCTTAAAAACTCACCGAAGCTTTCCATGCTATTTAATTATTTTCAAGTACCTTCTGGCATCTTCTGAAAATGTTGAATCCGGAGCAAGCTTCAATACGGCCTCGAACTGTTTTTTTGCTTCTGTATCATTATGTTCTCTCATATATACAATGCCAAGGTACAGATATGCCTCCGAGTATCCTGCGAAATAATGGATCGCTGTCTTGAATTCCGCTTCAGCCCGCTTCAGCTTATTTTCCTTCAGGTAAACAAGCCCGAGGTTATTATGGGCAGCAGGCATATCTGTCGCTATATTTAATGCATTCATATATGCCCCTTTTGACTGCTTAAGATTGCCCTTTTTATAATAAGCCCATCCGAGATTTACCCATGCAATTTGAGGAGACATATAGAGAGGATTTTTCAATGTCTCTTTAAACTGCTTTATAGCCGAATCCCATTTGGATTCGTGTAAATAAAGAACACCAAGATTGTTATGTGCATCGGAAAAATCTTTTTTTAATGCTATTGCTTTTTTATATGCATCTTCTGCTTGATCGATCATGTTTTCTCCATAATAGCTAAGACCAAGGGCGTTATAGATATAAGGGTCTTTAGAATTGAACCTTTGTGCAGTGGACAGGTTCAGGATGGCATTGGAGAAGTCACCCTTATTAAGATACATTACCCCTATATCATATTTTACCTGTGATTGTTTTTTAAGCTCCGGGTTTTGTGAAGCACAGCCTGAAGTTAAAGTAAAGATTGAAATAGTTAAGAATGTTAAAAAGCACTTAAAATTTTTGCAAACCATTGATTACCTCCTGAAATGTTTTTTTGTCCTTCTTTATAGTTTTCATCAGGCACAGAATGTTCTGTACCATCATCGTAAATGATTGATTCAAGTAATACTTCTTCTTCATCAGTGCTACCTTTATAAGCCTTTGTATCCTGCATAAATGCAGGTATTGCTTTTATCAATTTTTCTCTCTCCTCTTTGGATACACCGAGTTCTGTCTTTTCCATGATAAAGCCCATACTCCCGGTAAAATCAAGCGCTTCGTTAAATACGTTTTTGGCTTTAATGAGTTCTACATCACCATCTTCGTATGTATAGAAAAATCCTTGTCTGCCCGCCTCCTGGAAAAGGTAAATGTATACCCGCATCTTTTTATCCTTTTTTAAAGCTATAACAAAAGCCCAAGTAGGCTCCGGGGATCTATCCGGTAAAGCAATGTTAGGTTGATTAACTGATCTATATATTTCCCATACCTCATCAACCGTTTCTTTAATATATTTAATTGTAACATCACTTAAAAACATCTATGCCTCCTTCTATAAATGCCCCCGACAGGATTTGAACCTGCGGCACAGGGATTAGGAATCCCTTGCTCTATCCATCTGAGCTACGGGGGCATATTTATTTAACATACTCTAACTATAGCAAAGTACCTCTTGCAAGTAAAATAAGATTGTTTTTACTGCCACATAAAGATATATCAACATGATCAAAAGATTTCCTCGGCGTTTACGCCGGTATATCGAGGGGTATATCTGGGGCAGGTAACATTGAAAGCGGCAATCTCCAATAGCCTCTGATATAATCAGAAGCAATAGAATAAGGATGAGGTGCCGCATGATATATGTAGTTTTCACAAGAAGTATTCCATAGCAAGTGCAGTGGATGTGCAAGGTAAACTTGTAAAAGAGAGCCGGATCGAAGGGAACACACCTGTTAACAAGGGGAATTTAAGATTCCGGGACAGCTGTATTAATCGTTCAATCCCTTTCCCTTGAGAATTTGCTGCATACATTTTTCAACCCTCGACTCCCGGGTTTTGGATTGTTTGGGTGCAGAAAAATAAAAAATGTATGCTCTTTGACGTCCAGGCGTCAATGCCTCAAAAGCAGTTTTCAGGGCAGGGTTTTTATCTAATTTTATTTGAAATTCTTCGGGGATTTTGTATTCCGCAGTCTTTTTAAACTGAACTTTCAAACCGGCTTTTTCCACTTCAATAGCTTGTTTGATATAGGTTTTCAGAACTGGTTCCATCTCAACTATTTGCCGTACATCGGTGAACCGGATCTGGCGCGCCGCCTGCACGTTCTCCGTTTGCCGGATGAGAATACCCTTGGTATCCTGTAAAAGGGCACCTTTGAAAAACAAAAGCGCACAATATTCTTTAAATCCGTGAATCAAAACTACGTTCTTTTCCTTGAACGTGTAACAAGGTTGGCCCCACTTCAATTCTTCGGCAAGTTGACTGTCGAGGACGATCATTCTCAATTTCGTAAATTCTTTCTTCCACTGCTTGGCTTTTCTTAAAAATGCGTCAACCTTAGGATTCATTCTATTCATATTCTGATACTCCTCAGCATTGTCTTAGTCCTCCTTTCATTTTCTACTGCACATGAAACTTAGGGACAACCCCCGTATTATCTTATTTTCCTTGGTCTTCCGCCTTTTCCGGGCTTAAGTCGCCTCCTGAGTACATATTCCAAGTTCTATATAAATGCTACATCTCCGATTGCACAATTTTCAAGAATGTAGCCCTGACCCAGATATCTCGCTATCGTATTGTTGAGTAATCCCCTTCTGCTATGGTACCCTCTGCCATTTTGAGTTGCGCAATCGCTATGTTGTATTGGTAGATCGTCTGTATATAAACCGCGCTGGTTGAAGCAAACAATGTTTCTGCATCTGTAAGTTCTATTATAGAACCTGCTCCTGTTGTATACCGCTCTTCGGCAAGTTCAAGATTCAATTTAGCACTGTCCATTGCCTTCTTTGATGCTTCAATACTGTCCTTAGCCTGCTGAAGGTTTAGGGCTGCCTGTTTTACCTGAAGCGTGATGCCCTGTTTTAAAGTATCGATCTGTGCCTCTGCATTATGCTGCCTTGCCTTTAGTTCTGCGTATTTCCCGTAAGTGCTGAAACCTGAGAATATTGGAAATTGTACTCCTATACCTATTGACCAGTTCCATGTCATCGGCGTTTGATATCCTGCCCAGCTATACCCGCCTGTACCGACAATGGATGGCAGATTGGATGCAATCACTGATTTTTCGGATTCCTTTATGCTCTGTGCAGCAGCATAAAGCGATCTTAGTTCAGGCCTGTTATCCATAGCTTTTTGAACTGCGTTTTTAGCGTCCATCTCATGGGTTGTAGGCGTCATTGTATCAAGTATGTTAATGGTATCTCTATCCTTTATTCCCATTGAATTAAGCAGATTGACCATAGCGAGTTCAACGTTATTTTTTGCCGTTATCATGTTCAGCTGGGCATTTGCATAGTCTGTTTCCGCTGTTGCCACGTCTATGCGCGATACCCTGCCGACTTCAAAGAAGCCCTTTGCCTGTTCAAGGTGCTTGCCGTTTTCTTCCAGGATCTTATCAGCAACATCAGACAGGTGCTGTGCCGCAAGCACCCCGTAATATCCCTGTGTTACATTGAATATGACGTCCGACTTTGTTGTTTGCTCATCATACCGTGATGATTTTACCGCTTGTTGCTGCGCCCTTATTGCATATAGTCTCTGGCCAAAATTTGTGAGCAGCCAGTTAAAACCCACGGATGCCGTATAGTAGTTATAGGAGGTATTGCTCTCCGGTGTTATGGCATGTGGTCCAAACAGATTTGAAAGAGCCGGTGGGAAAACATAGTTGCTCGTTTCCCTCGTGTAGCTTCCTTGAGCGATTATCCATGGGTACCATGCAGAGCGGGCCTGGGTCAGTATCTCTCTGTTTGCCTGTGTCAGAGCTATACTCGCCCTTATGGAAGGCTGCTGCTCAAGAGCTATATCAACGCACTGCTTCAGGGACAGGGGCTGATCACCGCCTTGTGCGTATGCCGGGGTATAAAAACGGAACAGGCTCAAACCCACGGTTAAAAGTACCGCAAAAAGATTCAGCATAGAGTCATTACGGGAAGTCCTCCGGAGGCGGATGACGAAATAATCCCTTAATTTCGTTAAATTGCTTCGCTGCGATAAGACGCCGCCGGGAATGACATTGAAAAAACATTTATTGGTCTTCATTTCAATTCCTCATCCTGTTTTATGCTTCTCTTAAATTTCTCCTCGAAAACCGTATAAAGAGTCGGGATAAGAAGCAGTGTTAAGAATGTCGACACCAGCAGACCGCCGATAACAGCGCGTGCAAGCGGCATGTTGGTTTCACTGCCCGTGCCGATGCCGATCGCCATCGGTATAAGACCGAGGATCGTTGCAAGGCTTGTCATAAGAATAGGCCTTAGTCTTGTTCTTCCCGCCCTCACGACAGCCTCATGAAGCTCTATGCCTTCTCCCCGTAACCGGTTCGTATAGTCGACGAGCAGTATACCGTTACTGACAACGATACCAATCATCATAATGACCCCCATGAAGGATTCTATGGACAGCGTTGTGTTCGTAAGGAACAGCATCCAGATAACACCGATCAGACCCATGGGCACGGAGAACATGATGATAAAGGGATCGAGCAATGATTTAAACTGCGAAGCCATGATCATGTAGATCAACATGATCGCAAGCAGCAGCGCGAAAAACATGCTCAAGAATGCTCCCTTTTGCTGCGCAACCTCGCCGCTCATATCTATGTAGAAGCCCGGCGGCAGTTTCAGTTTCGCAAACTCATTTGACAGATCGTTTGCAACATCACCGAGGGGACGCCCTGTTGCATTTGCAGTTATGTGGATTACCCTCTGCTGGTACTTCCGTTCTATCAAGACAGGGCCGACACCCTTATTGATCGATGCGATGTCCTTCAGGAAGATCGTTTTTCCGTTGTACGTAGGTAGCGGCAGATTATCAAGGTTCTGCATGTTGTTTGTAAACCTTTTATCCATCTGGACCACGACATAATACTCGTTGCCCGATATAGGGTCCGTAAAGATGGAAGGAAATATGTTCAGGCTCGAGCTCATCGACGTGAGCACGGTGTTTGCTACGGTTCTCTGGTTCACCCCGGCAAGTGCGGCCTTTTCACGATCAACATTGATGTCGAGCTCGGGGTAGTTCTCCCTCCGGCTTATCATAACATCCGTGACACCGGGGGTTTTTCGCATCAACGCCGCCACCACCTCCGCTTCTTTTGCCGCTGTTCCAAGGTCGTATCCGTAGAGTTCAACGTCAATAGGTGCTGCTGAACCGAAGTTCATGATACGCGAAACAATACCGCCTGATATAAAGTATGTCTGCACACCGGGGATGGCCCCCTGAATGCGTTTTCTTACAACATTCATCAACTCTATGTCGTTCCTTTTCCTTTTATCCGGCGTTACGAGGTTTACCTGGATCTGTGCCGTGTCCGGACCCGTATTCTGGCTCCATATCGACGCAAATCCGGACGGCAGTCCTTCGTTCGAGATAATCGTCTTAATGTCCTTTGCAGGGATCACCTCTTTTATCATGCCCTGAATCTGTTTTATGTATTGGTCCGTGATCCTGAGCCTCGTTCCTATCGGTGAGCGCATCACGATACTAAACTGACTCTCATCTGTTTCGGGAAAGAATTCCGTTCCTATAAATTTAACCAGAAGCAGGGATACTACGAAAAAACCGCCTATGCCGTATACGACAATCTTTTTATGGGACAACGCCCATTGCAGGGCTGACTGATAAGCATTGTCTATGCCGTCAAAAAACGACTTACTCCTTGCAAAGATTCTTTCGTGGAGCCTTTTTGATTGAACGCTGTACTCCTTCTCGGGCTTTAGGTATTTTTTTGTCAGTACCGGAATAACGGTAAGAGAAACAAAGTATGAGGCTATCAGCGCAAAAGAAATAGTCAGCGCAAACGGTTCAAACAATAATTTTGCAATACCTGTTATAAATACGACCGGGAAGAAAACCGAGATCGTTGTTATGGTCGAGGCAAGAACAGGCATTGCAACCTCCCCGGTGCCGTCGAGAGCCGCCTTGACAGGACTCTTGCCCATGCCACGGTGCCGGTAGATATTTTCGAGCACAACAATAGCGTCATCGACAAGCCTTCCAACGCTGAGGGTCAAAGCTCCCAGGGTGAAGGTGTTGAGCGTCTGATGGCCGACAAAAAAAAGCAGTATAAACGTGACCATCACCGACAATGGTATGGAGAGGGAGATTATCAGCGTACTGGTAAAGCTCCTCAGGAAAATAAGGATAATGATGAACGCAAGTAGCGATCCCTGAACCGCCTCATGCATTAGGCTGCTGATTGCCTGTTTGATGTATATGGATTGATCGAAGGTCAGATCGAACTTAACGCCCCCGGGGATGTTGAGGAGGTGCGGCAGCAAAGCCTTTACTTCATTAACCACATCAACGGTATTAGCACCTGGTGTCTTGTTCACCATGAGATAGACACCCTGCTTGCCGTTTATCCTTGCAATATTGGTTTGCCTTTGCGAGCTGTCGATAACGTGGCCAACATCATCGATGTGGACAGGTACGCCGTTGGAAACCTTTACCACGATATTATTCATCGGCGGAATGGTCTTAAATTGGTTTGTCGTAAACAGGTTGTAGTCAAGATTATTGATCTTCATGTCACCGCTGGGCAGTATAAAATTGGCATTGGTCACTGCATTTATGACATCCATAAACGACACGTTCTTTGCTATGAGTTTTTCAGGGTTCAGATCAATATTGATCTGCCGTATCAGCCCCCCGTTAACGGTAGCTGAAGCAATATGGGGAAGGTGTTCTATCTGCGGCTCGACCACGTTGGTAGCA contains:
- a CDS encoding ferritin family protein, with the protein product MEKQYKDIIEFAVDRELNAYDFYTGAQKRARTSGAKSMLQELAAQELKHKQRLEALHLEENVMLDLSKLDIADYTDSESIETDMQYHLEYQQILLIALRREKSSVRLYTDIKSLMKEKEKQQLFEWLVKEEQSHYDRLQKEYDTYVLTEN
- a CDS encoding ferritin-like domain-containing protein, producing MENRDKELLKVLRGAGEAEREALLTYLKFARQTKDMGGKNMFIRLAIDEFGHMTLLDSQINNVISQKGWQPIEIDRSAVEPLLPKISQKDIQTMGMANANELSALEAARALEQGAIDYYSINAKNVALPEIQMTFKRLAEMEGAHYTMIQAEIDNIKKTGFWFDTIEYSVEM
- a CDS encoding transglycosylase SLT domain-containing protein translates to MSQKCLSIFLTASAILIFSSCAPIKPFIKAKEVSLKDIYGAVSIHDYGRARREIKDFNTSSLPEKKLSTFNFINAFVSYKKRDYNDAVIHFKRLINQPGDLKDYINWYIAKSYIALNDYQDALPYLRNIAADFTLSIFYVPSIDLQVQCLSALKLYSKAIKLYDTYLTQTAFYRHVPYMLFSMAGLYVSEGNTGEGISDYLTVYDRYPATDAGSLAFSALTAITDTGTLNIDHYGIARLLIIDRDYKKALKELNTAVQDALSDNSSNLSSLYKYTGIAYYKLGKYNDAAFALKTAISYNTDRRNYYELTFWSGKVFLKLNKTDDAINAFSTVARGKSGYTPMSMYKLFYIYTLNNDQKRAYHWLLKLASTKTPFSIYAYWHLGWINYSGGKYEQAIRYLKKLQDLEFCDTYYDVMAYYWEARAMLKLGQTAKADALFYKISRHTPPDYYSLMANMWLGNTRLSYERKDLAPPAYKYYSESFVFHYSRYLFLRSIGMDKEANAELGFLSGQRLSADEYGILSYTYYKNSDFFHSLYIARTALGNMLTSFTPDTMTVWAYGYPEGYKHLINNYADQYGLDADVVYSLILQESRFRVDAVSRSGAIGIMQLMPQTGKISAKEISLVPFSTGKLYDPQVNIGLGVWHLDKLLKKYDGNYVLALAAYNAGTSNVDKWLENIKACNTDEFIEDIPYQETRNYVKNILTNLLVYKMIYGGDILLEKNIYIASSFLNNCSHGKD
- a CDS encoding helix-turn-helix domain-containing protein; the protein is MESFGEFLRRERELRHIELDEIAKTTRIKKSYLQSIESDSYEDLPSIVFIKGFIRSYCNYLGIDPDDTVNKFQIFYDTGMPHPVKPETDTIHHPSKSIKNLLVLVIGMAAVVFIGVIYYNGSRSVEKVNKGEKLSKQTELIAAPITNTNAAEKAAITQSTVLPQTAAAPVTQTVIMHTLLLKATEPTWVRLVPLNDEKNAKDVILNTGDNASFKFSDTAILTIGNAEGIEIILDNKLIPHQLRHAEVIRIKIPR
- a CDS encoding tetratricopeptide repeat protein; this translates as MVCKNFKCFLTFLTISIFTLTSGCASQNPELKKQSQVKYDIGVMYLNKGDFSNAILNLSTAQRFNSKDPYIYNALGLSYYGENMIDQAEDAYKKAIALKKDFSDAHNNLGVLYLHESKWDSAIKQFKETLKNPLYMSPQIAWVNLGWAYYKKGNLKQSKGAYMNALNIATDMPAAHNNLGLVYLKENKLKRAEAEFKTAIHYFAGYSEAYLYLGIVYMREHNDTEAKKQFEAVLKLAPDSTFSEDARRYLKIIK
- a CDS encoding YdeI family protein, which translates into the protein MNRMNPKVDAFLRKAKQWKKEFTKLRMIVLDSQLAEELKWGQPCYTFKEKNVVLIHGFKEYCALLFFKGALLQDTKGILIRQTENVQAARQIRFTDVRQIVEMEPVLKTYIKQAIEVEKAGLKVQFKKTAEYKIPEEFQIKLDKNPALKTAFEALTPGRQRAYIFYFSAPKQSKTRESRVEKCMQQILKGKGLND
- a CDS encoding TolC family protein; this translates as MLNLFAVLLTVGLSLFRFYTPAYAQGGDQPLSLKQCVDIALEQQPSIRASIALTQANREILTQARSAWYPWIIAQGSYTRETSNYVFPPALSNLFGPHAITPESNTSYNYYTASVGFNWLLTNFGQRLYAIRAQQQAVKSSRYDEQTTKSDVIFNVTQGYYGVLAAQHLSDVADKILEENGKHLEQAKGFFEVGRVSRIDVATAETDYANAQLNMITAKNNVELAMVNLLNSMGIKDRDTINILDTMTPTTHEMDAKNAVQKAMDNRPELRSLYAAAQSIKESEKSVIASNLPSIVGTGGYSWAGYQTPMTWNWSIGIGVQFPIFSGFSTYGKYAELKARQHNAEAQIDTLKQGITLQVKQAALNLQQAKDSIEASKKAMDSAKLNLELAEERYTTGAGSIIELTDAETLFASTSAVYIQTIYQYNIAIAQLKMAEGTIAEGDYSTIR
- a CDS encoding efflux RND transporter permease subunit; this encodes MPLSKFALKNPISILMLAIAVIVLGATSVNKLPIDVFPNITMPVVVIGTLFPGASPADVEQAITYPMEKAVSAVNNVSYIQSTSKEGFSMVMVFFNWGANIDKGSVDIIENIQRIMSQLPPGIQQPFVVEFDISNIPVCMVTVSSDKLNGLQLNDLATNVVEPQIEHLPHIASATVNGGLIRQINIDLNPEKLIAKNVSFMDVINAVTNANFILPSGDMKINNLDYNLFTTNQFKTIPPMNNIVVKVSNGVPVHIDDVGHVIDSSQRQTNIARINGKQGVYLMVNKTPGANTVDVVNEVKALLPHLLNIPGGVKFDLTFDQSIYIKQAISSLMHEAVQGSLLAFIIILIFLRSFTSTLIISLSIPLSVMVTFILLFFVGHQTLNTFTLGALTLSVGRLVDDAIVVLENIYRHRGMGKSPVKAALDGTGEVAMPVLASTITTISVFFPVVFITGIAKLLFEPFALTISFALIASYFVSLTVIPVLTKKYLKPEKEYSVQSKRLHERIFARSKSFFDGIDNAYQSALQWALSHKKIVVYGIGGFFVVSLLLVKFIGTEFFPETDESQFSIVMRSPIGTRLRITDQYIKQIQGMIKEVIPAKDIKTIISNEGLPSGFASIWSQNTGPDTAQIQVNLVTPDKRKRNDIELMNVVRKRIQGAIPGVQTYFISGGIVSRIMNFGSAAPIDVELYGYDLGTAAKEAEVVAALMRKTPGVTDVMISRRENYPELDINVDREKAALAGVNQRTVANTVLTSMSSSLNIFPSIFTDPISGNEYYVVVQMDKRFTNNMQNLDNLPLPTYNGKTIFLKDIASINKGVGPVLIERKYQQRVIHITANATGRPLGDVANDLSNEFAKLKLPPGFYIDMSGEVAQQKGAFLSMFFALLLAIMLIYMIMASQFKSLLDPFIIMFSVPMGLIGVIWMLFLTNTTLSIESFMGVIMMIGIVVSNGILLVDYTNRLRGEGIELHEAVVRAGRTRLRPILMTSLATILGLIPMAIGIGTGSETNMPLARAVIGGLLVSTFLTLLLIPTLYTVFEEKFKRSIKQDEELK